Proteins from one Epinephelus moara isolate mb chromosome 1, YSFRI_EMoa_1.0, whole genome shotgun sequence genomic window:
- the nkpd1 gene encoding NTPase KAP family P-loop domain-containing protein 1, producing MDKATKDDIYAYALSKTLTKVSSPATVGLYSSCQNRINMILEQMEACTKQESLRIERESKGRYRPRPVPPSFCGFLALIGRMLFYNPIWTKENQHHRNIRFIYVQFSAWHFAGSDLLWAGLAIRLLQAMQINFGKLQLVVYRVAQYDEEDEVKKKIVEDGPNHWRSKKICCCPLWFFVLSIIAIPVFILIFFLTVIVPQQEIQTNGTVTSSKGQTDVLHGLLIAVLGVPAASALRFVFMMAKNLIVNLDLNITKGMDNEKVSCQLGFMNQVRKEMWFLSRFIQFMEVFERRRIRVVLKITNLDRCPPKKMVAVLDAVNILLSEEESPYISILAVNPDIVVQKVNFADGCFSKQDRAYALLNQIVTLAFTVPPLCDDSKQSLFQSLTSSSKTPRNISMNVLKHRTGSLVKTSSSDLFGVEIAHGTKEVYPLMDKPKTALAVDVNEEEVENLVRSILTSNNTKLSKYMVEDAMSMRRAINSIRVTVIILKALKQELPEPEYIAAWVILANQWPCRLSWIIQCVEDAQQRAGTDGINEANADDSKTLWKVFSESRAELYVMSGHIEDLLEQDGDPEMFERLLMVDFQFTVKDLKTYEMAMVNLDYSMRKELAYIRGTARLKDSGWMRDLAPLPITTIIKMNTEDVCKELERMEFPSKYSNIVRSNDLHGSALVFGDADDLKALLDMTFGEWATFRLHFLGLPSRLRPQYRNMSPTPSQPQLSATPLHVRHHYMSNPNLVNSHM from the exons ATGATATTTACGCATATGCGCTGTCAAAGACGCTGACAAAAGTTTCGTCGCCTGCAACTGTAGGCCTCTACTCTTCATGTCAGAATCGAATTAACATGATCCTCGAACAAATGGAAG cGTGCACAAAGCAGGAATCATTAAGGATAGAGCGGGAAAGCAAAGGAAGATACAGACCTCGCCCAGTCCCGCCTTCATTTTGTGGCTTTCTCGCACTCATTGGCCGAATGCTCTTCTACAACCCCATTTGGACAAAGGAGAACCAGCACCACCGTAACATCAGGTTCATTTATGTACAGTTTAGTGCCTGGCATTTTGCAGGCAGTGACCTGCTTTGGGCCGGCTTGGCCATACGGCTGCTTCAAGCAATGCAGATAAACTTTGGGAAGTTACAGCTTGTCGTCTACCGTGTGGCTCAATATGACGAGGAAGACGAAGTCAAGAAGAAG ATAGTGGAGGATGGTCCTAACCATTGGCGTTCCAAAAAGATCTGCTGCTGCCCTCTGTGGTTTTTTGTCCTGTCCATTATTGCGATACCAGTTTTCATCCTGATATTCTTTTTGACTGTTATCGTTCCCCAACAAGAGATCCAAACAAACGGGACAGTGACTTCTTCAAAAGGCCAAACGGATGTGCTGCATGGCCTGCTCATCGCCGTGTTAGGAGTCCCTGCAGCGTCCGCACTGAGGTTTGTTTTTATGATGGCTAAGAACCTCATCGTAAACCTGGATCTGAACATCACGAAGGGGATGGACAATGAGAAGGTAAGCTGCCAACTGGGCTTCATGAACCAAGTGAGGAAAGAAATGTGGTTTCTGTCTCGATTTATCCAGTTTATGGAGGTGTTTGAGAGGAGGAGGATCCGTGTGGTACTGAAGATCACCAATCTGGACCGCTGCCCCCCCAAGAAAATGGTTGCAGTTCTGGATGCAGTCAACATTCTGCTTTCAGAAGAGGAAAGTCCATATATTTCCATTCTGGCTGTCAACCCAGATATTGTTGTGCAGAAAGTGAACTTTGCAGATGGCTGCTTCAGCAAACAAGACAGAGCTTATGCACTGTTGAACCAAATCGTGACTCTGGCCTTCACAGTCCCACCACTGTGCGATGATTCAAAACAGAGTTTATTTCAAAGCCTCACTAGCAGTTCAAAAACCCCTCGGAACATAAGCATGAATGTACTTAAACATAGAACTGGGAGCCTTGTAAAGACATCTTCCTCAGATTTATTTGGAGTGGAGATTGCACATGGAACTAAAGAGGTATATCCACTGATGGATAAGCCTAAAACTGCACTAGCAGTGGATGTAAACGAGGAGGAGGTAGAGAATCTGGTTAGGAGCATCCTGACCAGCAACAATACAAAGCTGAGCAAGTATATGGTAGAGGATGCCATGTCTATGAGGAGGGCGATCAACTCCATTCGAGTAACTGTGATAATCTTAAAGGCCTTGAAGCAAGAGCTTCCTGAACCAGAATACATTGCAGCATGGGTGATCCTGGCCAATCAGTGGCCTTGCCGCCTCAGCTGGATCATCCAGTGCGTGGAAGACGCTCAGCAGAGAGCAGGTACTGATGGTATCAATGAAGCCAATGCTGATGATTCAAAGACCTTGTGGAAAGTCTTCAGTGAGTCCAGGGCAGAGCTGTATGTGATGAGTGGACATATCGAGGACCTCCTCGAGCAGGATGGAGATCCTGAGATGTTTGAAAGACTTCTCATGGTAGATTTCCAATTCACTGTAAAAGACTTGAAGACATATGAAATGGCCATGGTGAACCTGGACTATTCGATGAGGAAGGAGCTGGCTTACATCAGAGGGACAGCCAGGCTGAAAGATTCTGGTTGGATGAGGGACCTAGCTCCTCTGCCAATCACAACCATCatcaaaatgaacacagaggATGTGTGCAAAGAG TTGGAGAGAATGGAATTCCCCAGTAAGTATAGTAATATTGTAAGAAGCAATGACCTCCACGGTTCGGCACTGGTCTTCGGTGATGCAGATGACCTTAAAGCCCTCCTAGATATGACCTTTGGTGAATGGGCAACTTTCAGACTTCACTTCCTGGGTTTACCATCACGTCTCCGACCACAATACAGGAACATGTCACCGACCCCCTCTCAGCCTCAGCTGTCAGCAACTCCCCTCCATGTtcgacatcactacatgagtaACCCCAATCTAGTTAACAGCCACATGTAA
- the lims1 gene encoding LIM and senescent cell antigen-like-containing domain protein 1 isoform X2, with protein sequence MLGVAGMTGSIANALASAACERCKSGFAPTEKIVNSNGELYHEQCFVCAQCFQQFPEGLFYECSSLHSLKEENIVNMTSRCSLPLAVTSVAMNNSWHPDCFCCDICQAVLADVGFVKNAGRHLCRTCHNREKARGLGKYICQKCHAIIEEQPLIFKNDPYHPDHFNCNNCGKELTAEARELKGELFCLPCHDKMGVPICGACRRPIEGRVVNAMGKQWHVEHFVCAKCEKPFLGHRHYERKGLAYCETHYNQLFGDVCYHCNRVIEGDVVSALNKAWCVSCFSCSTCNTKLTLKNKFVEFDMKPVCKKCYEKFPLELKKRLKKLAEALGRK encoded by the exons ATGCTGGGGGTAGCTGGAATGACGGGCAG CATTGCTAATGCCCTGGCCAGTGCAGCCTGTGAGCGGTGTAAGAGTGGCTTTGCTCCGACTGAGAAGATTGTCAACAGTAATGGAGAACTGTACCACGAGCAGTGCTTTGTGTGCGCACAGTGTTTCCAGCAGTTCCCTGAGGGACTCTTCTATGAG TGTTCCTCTCTTCACAGTTTGAAGGAAGAAAATATTGTGAACATGACTTCCAGATGCTCTTTGCCCCTTGCTGTCACCAGTGTG GCCATGAACAATAGTTGGCACCCTGACTGCTTCTGCTGTGACATTTGCCAGGCTGTGCTCGCAGACGTGGGGTTTGTCAAAAATGCTGGCAG GCACCTGTGTCGCACGTGCCATAACCGCGAGAAAGCTCGTGGCCTGGGCAAATACATCTGCCAGAAGTGCCATGCCATCATTGAAGAGCAGCCGCTGATCTTTAAGAATGACCCCTATCACCCAGACCACTTCAACTGCAACAACTGTGG CAAGGAACTGACAGCTGAAGCCAGGGAACTGAAGGGAGAGCTCTTCTGTTTGCCATGCCACGACAAGATGGGTGTACCAATCTGTGGCGCTTGTAGGAGACCCATCGAAGGACGTGTTGTCAATGCCATGGGCAAGCAGTGGCATGTGGAG cattttgtgtgtgccaagtgtgagaAGCCGTTCCTCGGTCATCGGCATTATGAGAGGAAGGGGTTGGCTTACTGCGAGACTCATTATAACCAG CTCTTTGGCGATGTGTGCTACCACTGCAACCGTGTGATTGAAGGCGATG TGGTGTCTGCTCTCAACAAGGCCTGGTGTGTCAGCTGTTTCTCATGCTCCACCTGCAACACAAAACTCACTCTCAA GAACAAGTTTGTTGAGTTTGACATGAAGCCTGTCTGTAAAAAGTGTTACGAGAAGTTTCCTCTGGAGCTGAAGAAGAGGCTCAAGAAGCTGGCCGAGGCCTTGGGACGCAAGTGA
- the lims1 gene encoding LIM and senescent cell antigen-like-containing domain protein 1 isoform X1, whose amino-acid sequence MLGVAGMTGSIANALASAACERCKSGFAPTEKIVNSNGELYHEQCFVCAQCFQQFPEGLFYEFEGRKYCEHDFQMLFAPCCHQCGEFIIGRVIKAMNNSWHPDCFCCDICQAVLADVGFVKNAGRHLCRTCHNREKARGLGKYICQKCHAIIEEQPLIFKNDPYHPDHFNCNNCGKELTAEARELKGELFCLPCHDKMGVPICGACRRPIEGRVVNAMGKQWHVEHFVCAKCEKPFLGHRHYERKGLAYCETHYNQLFGDVCYHCNRVIEGDVVSALNKAWCVSCFSCSTCNTKLTLKNKFVEFDMKPVCKKCYEKFPLELKKRLKKLAEALGRK is encoded by the exons ATGCTGGGGGTAGCTGGAATGACGGGCAG CATTGCTAATGCCCTGGCCAGTGCAGCCTGTGAGCGGTGTAAGAGTGGCTTTGCTCCGACTGAGAAGATTGTCAACAGTAATGGAGAACTGTACCACGAGCAGTGCTTTGTGTGCGCACAGTGTTTCCAGCAGTTCCCTGAGGGACTCTTCTATGAG TTTGAAGGAAGAAAATATTGTGAACATGACTTCCAGATGCTCTTTGCCCCTTGCTGTCACCAGTGTG GGGAGTTCATCATCGGTCGTGTCATTAAGGCCATGAACAATAGTTGGCACCCTGACTGCTTCTGCTGTGACATTTGCCAGGCTGTGCTCGCAGACGTGGGGTTTGTCAAAAATGCTGGCAG GCACCTGTGTCGCACGTGCCATAACCGCGAGAAAGCTCGTGGCCTGGGCAAATACATCTGCCAGAAGTGCCATGCCATCATTGAAGAGCAGCCGCTGATCTTTAAGAATGACCCCTATCACCCAGACCACTTCAACTGCAACAACTGTGG CAAGGAACTGACAGCTGAAGCCAGGGAACTGAAGGGAGAGCTCTTCTGTTTGCCATGCCACGACAAGATGGGTGTACCAATCTGTGGCGCTTGTAGGAGACCCATCGAAGGACGTGTTGTCAATGCCATGGGCAAGCAGTGGCATGTGGAG cattttgtgtgtgccaagtgtgagaAGCCGTTCCTCGGTCATCGGCATTATGAGAGGAAGGGGTTGGCTTACTGCGAGACTCATTATAACCAG CTCTTTGGCGATGTGTGCTACCACTGCAACCGTGTGATTGAAGGCGATG TGGTGTCTGCTCTCAACAAGGCCTGGTGTGTCAGCTGTTTCTCATGCTCCACCTGCAACACAAAACTCACTCTCAA GAACAAGTTTGTTGAGTTTGACATGAAGCCTGTCTGTAAAAAGTGTTACGAGAAGTTTCCTCTGGAGCTGAAGAAGAGGCTCAAGAAGCTGGCCGAGGCCTTGGGACGCAAGTGA
- the lims1 gene encoding LIM and senescent cell antigen-like-containing domain protein 1 isoform X3 has product MENCTTSSALCAHSVSSSSLRDSSMSLKEENIVNMTSRCSLPLAVTSVAMNNSWHPDCFCCDICQAVLADVGFVKNAGRHLCRTCHNREKARGLGKYICQKCHAIIEEQPLIFKNDPYHPDHFNCNNCGKELTAEARELKGELFCLPCHDKMGVPICGACRRPIEGRVVNAMGKQWHVEHFVCAKCEKPFLGHRHYERKGLAYCETHYNQLFGDVCYHCNRVIEGDVVSALNKAWCVSCFSCSTCNTKLTLKNKFVEFDMKPVCKKCYEKFPLELKKRLKKLAEALGRK; this is encoded by the exons ATGGAGAACTGTACCACGAGCAGTGCTTTGTGTGCGCACAGTGTTTCCAGCAGTTCCCTGAGGGACTCTTCTATGAG TTTGAAGGAAGAAAATATTGTGAACATGACTTCCAGATGCTCTTTGCCCCTTGCTGTCACCAGTGTG GCCATGAACAATAGTTGGCACCCTGACTGCTTCTGCTGTGACATTTGCCAGGCTGTGCTCGCAGACGTGGGGTTTGTCAAAAATGCTGGCAG GCACCTGTGTCGCACGTGCCATAACCGCGAGAAAGCTCGTGGCCTGGGCAAATACATCTGCCAGAAGTGCCATGCCATCATTGAAGAGCAGCCGCTGATCTTTAAGAATGACCCCTATCACCCAGACCACTTCAACTGCAACAACTGTGG CAAGGAACTGACAGCTGAAGCCAGGGAACTGAAGGGAGAGCTCTTCTGTTTGCCATGCCACGACAAGATGGGTGTACCAATCTGTGGCGCTTGTAGGAGACCCATCGAAGGACGTGTTGTCAATGCCATGGGCAAGCAGTGGCATGTGGAG cattttgtgtgtgccaagtgtgagaAGCCGTTCCTCGGTCATCGGCATTATGAGAGGAAGGGGTTGGCTTACTGCGAGACTCATTATAACCAG CTCTTTGGCGATGTGTGCTACCACTGCAACCGTGTGATTGAAGGCGATG TGGTGTCTGCTCTCAACAAGGCCTGGTGTGTCAGCTGTTTCTCATGCTCCACCTGCAACACAAAACTCACTCTCAA GAACAAGTTTGTTGAGTTTGACATGAAGCCTGTCTGTAAAAAGTGTTACGAGAAGTTTCCTCTGGAGCTGAAGAAGAGGCTCAAGAAGCTGGCCGAGGCCTTGGGACGCAAGTGA
- the lims1 gene encoding LIM and senescent cell antigen-like-containing domain protein 1 isoform X4, with the protein MLGVAGMTGSIANALASAACERCKSGFAPTEKIVNSNGELYHEQCFVCAQCFQQFPEGLFYEFEGRKYCEHDFQMLFAPCCHQCGEFIIGRVIKAMNNSWHPDCFCCDICQAVLADVGFVKNAGRHLCRTCHNREKARGLGKYICQKCHAIIEEQPLIFKNDPYHPDHFNCNNCGKELTAEARELKGELFCLPCHDKMGVPICGACRRPIEGRVVNAMGKQWHVEHFVCAKCEKPFLGHRHYERKGLAYCETHYNQLFGDVCYHCNRVIEGDVVSALNKAWCVSCFSCSTCNTKLTLKDKFVEIDLKPVCKHCYERMPEELKCRLARRERDAKDRKKKPAVCL; encoded by the exons ATGCTGGGGGTAGCTGGAATGACGGGCAG CATTGCTAATGCCCTGGCCAGTGCAGCCTGTGAGCGGTGTAAGAGTGGCTTTGCTCCGACTGAGAAGATTGTCAACAGTAATGGAGAACTGTACCACGAGCAGTGCTTTGTGTGCGCACAGTGTTTCCAGCAGTTCCCTGAGGGACTCTTCTATGAG TTTGAAGGAAGAAAATATTGTGAACATGACTTCCAGATGCTCTTTGCCCCTTGCTGTCACCAGTGTG GGGAGTTCATCATCGGTCGTGTCATTAAGGCCATGAACAATAGTTGGCACCCTGACTGCTTCTGCTGTGACATTTGCCAGGCTGTGCTCGCAGACGTGGGGTTTGTCAAAAATGCTGGCAG GCACCTGTGTCGCACGTGCCATAACCGCGAGAAAGCTCGTGGCCTGGGCAAATACATCTGCCAGAAGTGCCATGCCATCATTGAAGAGCAGCCGCTGATCTTTAAGAATGACCCCTATCACCCAGACCACTTCAACTGCAACAACTGTGG CAAGGAACTGACAGCTGAAGCCAGGGAACTGAAGGGAGAGCTCTTCTGTTTGCCATGCCACGACAAGATGGGTGTACCAATCTGTGGCGCTTGTAGGAGACCCATCGAAGGACGTGTTGTCAATGCCATGGGCAAGCAGTGGCATGTGGAG cattttgtgtgtgccaagtgtgagaAGCCGTTCCTCGGTCATCGGCATTATGAGAGGAAGGGGTTGGCTTACTGCGAGACTCATTATAACCAG CTCTTTGGCGATGTGTGCTACCACTGCAACCGTGTGATTGAAGGCGATG TGGTGTCTGCTCTCAACAAGGCCTGGTGTGTCAGCTGTTTCTCATGCTCCACCTGCAACACAAAACTCACTCTCAA AGATAAGTTTGTTGAAATTGACCTGAAGCCGGTGTGCAAGCACTGCTATGAGCGCATGCCTGAGGAGCTGAAATGCCGCCTGGCTCGACGTGAGCGTGATGCCAAAGACCGCAAGAAAAaacctgctgtgtgtctgtag